In one window of Chanodichthys erythropterus isolate Z2021 chromosome 23, ASM2448905v1, whole genome shotgun sequence DNA:
- the si:ch73-173p19.1 gene encoding uncharacterized protein si:ch73-173p19.1: MDSTSTIGGFISTLTEMGFTEDQIQAAMQAGFFSVPEAAEWLLQGGSPRHKLVKQPSGPLETAFSAFNPPKDALCYNNNSQSEATGPSLVLAPPSVNTPAAKEHPPLETRIKQDKSNFHEQQRQRVAQEVQAEKRQKKQERELVLKRIAEDRRSQQEKAQTEATAETSPSSGQGQRLGGRVETSMDNHCILMIRLPSGESMRERFPADTPLSHVVEYIAGRHPSLPAFSLLQGFPRKRFGETELTCSLRSLGLTPNAALCIQTTPPETPQDPPSPASRLAVVGQPEVEPQEEPVAPPNEPPQVEAEDLEELEVPPPLPHQLWEEAVGYAGIPGVGPPLSGPTHYWGRGQKLVQGDAEEVEHLENEEHPEDEAVPPFHLNGLPRLPFFLENRGRGGLEQRHHWPEQGNRLREAEPVDPADPEEGRALRGAAGQAAVERLQRAAHHDDQQSPHGQPSPPKKAFKTPRVPSLCSMATRATVFLMTAPSMQYSSSLACLTPELAELLLAHMARERLLRPRTLELFFGCPLQKFVLNCYPYTTNELLRQLRAFSCLKHLSFVNSPLITDAGLSVLSNLSKLQHLNLSSCSKLTDSCMQHIAGLRNLTFLALDQTKVSDAGLLMYLQSGSSALCQLSLNQTAITESTLRALPTCVPQLRMLSIKHTKVSDVSALAELRNLQTLHLDGTGVRENSLQCLATHPSLSALSLAGIPVTDGNHTLEIISGLRLTQLTLPGRHCVTDAGLSFLSRQALLLELDLTDYTQLTDRGIMQLAGMTRLKKLSLSNTQVSDSGLQGLVSLKELQELCLDRTAVTSRGVAALITHLPHLQVLGLASTQVGDTVIRQGVVHCPQLLKLNLSRTRITDHGLKFLCRMQLSQVNLDGTGVTLIGIANLISACPHLSSVRASHTRVIPPDQQSDDDDNDNGNNTTRS; this comes from the exons ATGGACTCCACATCG ACCATAGGGGGGTTCATCAGCACTCTCACTGAGATGGGCTTCACTGAGGACCAGATACAGGCGGCAATGCAGGCCGGATTCTTCTCTGTACCAGAAGCAGCTGAATG GCTTTTGCAGGGTGGGAGTCCACGACATAAACTAGTCAAGCAGCCTTCAGGTCCTCTAGAGACGGCGTTTTCTGCATTCAACCCTCCCAAAGATGCTCTTTGCTACAACAACAACTCGCAGTCTGAAGCAACAG GTCCTTCTTTGGTCTTGGCACCTCCTTCCGTGAACACTCCTGCGGCAAAAGAGCATCCACCCCTGGAAACACGGATCAAGCAGGATAAGAGTAACTTCCACGAGCAGCAGAGGCAACGAGTGGCCCAGGAGGTGCAGGCAGAGAAGAGACAAAAGAAGCAG GAGCGTGAGTTGGTATTGAAGAGGATAGCAGAGGACCGGCGCAGTCAGCAGGAGAAGGCCCAAACCGAAGCCACAGCCGAGACCTCTCCATCCAGTGGACAGGGACAGAGACTGGGTGGACGTGTGGAGACGAGCATGGACAACCACTGCATCCTCATG ATCCGTCTGCCCTCTGGGGAATCTATGCGTGAGCGTTTCCCTGCGGACACTCCCTTAAGTCACGTCGTCGAGTACATTGCCGGGCGTCACCCTTCACTACCCGCCTTCTCCCTCCTGCAAGGGTTTCCTCGCAAGCGCTTCGGTGAAACTGAGCTAACCTGCTCCCTCCGGTCTCTGGGACTGACCCCCAACGCTGCACTTTGCATACAGACCACTCCACCCGAGACACCTCAGGACCCGCCCAGTCCAGCATCCCGATTGGCTGTTGTAGGACAGCCGGAGGTGGAGCCACAGGAAGAGCCAGTGGCACCGCCCAATGAGCCACCCCAAGTGGAGGCCGAAGATTTAGAGGAACTGGAGGTGCCCCCACCTTTGCCCCATCAGCTGTGGGAGGAAGCAGTGGGGTATGCTGGGATTCCTGGGGTCGGACCTCCactgtcaggacccactcactATTGGG GACGAGGCCAGAAACTGGTGCAAGGTGATGCAGAAGAGGTAGAACATTTGGAAAACGAGGAGCACCCAGAAGACGAAGCTGTACCTCCATTTCATCTCAATG GACTGCCACGGTTGCCCTTCTTCCTGGAGAACAGGGGAAGAGGAGGACTGGAGCAGAGACATCACTGGCCGGAGCAGGGCAACAGACTCAG GGAGGCGGAGCCTGTTGACCCGGCAGACCCTGAGGAAGGCCGTGCATTGCGTGGAGCTGCGGGTCAAGCAGCGGTAGAGCGTTTACAGAGAGCCGCCCATCACGACGATCAGCAGTCACCACACGGGCAGCcctcaccccccaaaaaagccTTCAAGACCCCCCGCGTGCCCTCTCTCTGCTCAATGGCCACCAGGGCCACCGTTTTCCTCATGACAG CTCCCAGCATGCAGTACAGCAGTAGCCTGGCATGTTTGACCCCAGAGCTGGCCGAACTCTTGTTGGCTCACATGGCACGTGAGCGATTACTCCGACCACGTACGCTGGAGCTGTTCTTCGGCTGCCCGCTGCAGAAGTTTGTCCTAAACTGCTACCCGTACACCACCAATGAGCTGCTGCGGCAACTAAGGGCATTTTCCTGTCTCAAACATCTCAGCTTCGTCAACTCTCCACTCATCACAG ATGCCGGCCTTTCTGTTTTGTCCAACCTCTCAAAACTCCAGCATCTCAACCTGTCGTCTTGTAGCAAACTAACAGACAGCTGCATGCAGCATATCGCAG GACTCCGCAATCTCACATTCCTGGCTCTGGACCAGACCAAAGTAAGCGATGCAGGTCTGCTGATGTATCTGCAGTCAGGTTCCTCTGCGCTGTGTCAGCTCAGCCTGAATCAGACAGCCATCACAGAGAGCACACTGAGAGCGCTGCCCACATGTGTGCCACAACTACGAATGCTCAGTATTAAACACACCAAG GTGAGTGATGTGTCTGCACTCGCAGAGCTTCGAAACTTGCAGACGCTTCACCTGGACGGCACAGGTGTACGAGAAAATTCTCTCCAGTGCCTAGCAACCCACCCCAGCCTATCAGCTCTCAGCCTGGCTGGCATACCGGTCACAGATGGAAACCACACGCTGGAGATCATTTCAG GCCTGAGGCTCACCCAGCTCACCCTGCCTGGCAGACACTGTGTGACGGATGCTGGACTTTCATTTCTCTCCAGACAGGCTTTGCTCTTAGAGCTAGATCTGACCGACTACACTCAGCTCACAGACCGCGGCATTATGCAGCTTGCCGGCATGACGAG GTTGAAGAAGCTGTCTCTTAGCAACACTCAAGTGAGTGACAGTGGGCTGCAGGGACTGGTCAGTCTAAAAGAACTCCAGGAACTGTGTCTCGACCGGACTGCCGTCACCAGCAGGGGCGTTGCAGCCTTGATCACGCACTTACCACATCTGCAG GTGTTGGGTTTGGCCAGTACACAGGTTGGCGATACAGTGATCAGACAAGGTGTGGTTCACTGTCCACAGCTGCTGAAACTCAACCTCAGCAGAACCAGAATCACAGATCACG GTCTGAAGTTCTTGTGTCGTATGCAGTTGAGTCAAGTGAACCTGGACGGCACAGGTGTAACTCTCATTGGCATTGCCAACCTGATCTCCGCCTGCCCTCATCTGAGCAGCGTACGAGCCAGTCATACCCGCGTCATACCTCCAGACCAACAGTCGGACGACGACGATAACGATAATGGCAACAACACCACACGATCCTAG